In Lagopus muta isolate bLagMut1 chromosome 20, bLagMut1 primary, whole genome shotgun sequence, the following proteins share a genomic window:
- the CLTC gene encoding clathrin heavy chain 1 isoform X2 has translation MAQILPIRFQEHLQLQNLGINPANIGFSTLTMESDKFICIREKVGEQAQVVIIDMNDPSNPIRRPISADSAIMNPASKVIALKAGKTLQIFNIEMKSKMKAHTMTDDVTFWKWISLNTVALVTDNAVYHWSMEGESQPVKMFDRHSSLAGCQIINYRTDAKQKWLLLTGISAQQNRVVGAMQLYSVDRKVSQPIEGHAASFAQFKMEGNAEESTLFCFAVRGQAGGKLHIIEVGTPPTGNQPFPKKAVDVFFPPEAQNDFPVAMQISDKHDVVFLITKYGYIHLYDLETGTCIYMNRISGETIFVTAQHEATAGIIGVNRKGQVLSVCVEEENIIPYITNVLQNPDLALRMAVRNNLAGAEELFARKFNALFAQGNYSEAAKVAANAPKGILRTPDTIRRFQSVPAQPGQTSPLLQYFGILLDQGQLNKYESLELCRPVLQQGRKQLLEKWLKEDKLECSEELGDLVKSVDPTLALSVYLRANVPNKVIQCFAETGQVQKIVLYAKKVGYTPDWIFLLRNVMRISPDQGQQFAQMLVQDEEPLADITQIVDVFMEYNLIQQCTAFLLDALKNNRPSEGPLQTRLLEMNLMHAPQVADAILGNQMFTHYDRAHIAQLCEKAGLLQRALEHFTDLYDIKRAVVHTHLLNPEWLVNYFGSLSVEDSLECLRAMLSANIRQNLQICVQVASKYHEQLSTQSLIELFESFKSFEGLFYFLGSIVNFSQDPDVHFKYIQAACKTGQIKEVERICRESNCYDPERVKNFLKEAKLTDQLPLIIVCDRFDFVHDLVLYLYRNNLQKYIEIYVQKVNPSRLPVVIGGLLDVDCSEDVIKNLILVVRGQFSTDELVAEVEKRNRLKLLLPWLEARIHEGCEEPATHNALAKIYIDSNNNPERFLRENPYYDSRVVGKYCEKRDPHLACVAYERGQCDLELINVCNENSLFKSLSRYLVRRKDPELWASVLLESNPYRRPLIDQVVQTALSETQDPEEVSVTVKAFMTADLPNELIELLEKIVLDNSVFSEHRNLQNLLILTAIKADRTRVMEYINRLDNYDAPDIANIAISNELFEEAFAIFRKFDVNTSAVQVLIEHIGNLDRAYEFAERCNEPAVWSQLAKAQLQKGMVKEAIDSYIKADDPSSYMEVVQAANASGNWEELVKYLQMARKKARESYVETELIFALAKTNRLAELEEFINGPNNAHIQQVGDRCYDEKMYEAAKLLYNNVSNFGRLASTLVHLGEYQAAVDGARKANSTRTWKEVCFACVDGKEFRLAQMCGLHIVVHADELEELINYYQDRGYFEELITMLEAALGLERAHMGMFTELAILYSKFKPQKMREHLELFWSRVNIPKVLRAAEQAHLWAELVFLYDKYEEYDNAIITMMNHPTDAWKEGQFKDIITKVANVELYYKAVQFYLEFKPLLLNDLLMVLSPRLDHTRAVTFFTKVKQLPLVKPYLRSVQNHNNKSVNESLNNLFIIEEDYQALRTSIDAYDNFDNISLAQRLEKHELIEFRRIAAYLFKGNNRWKQSVELCKKDRLYKDAMQYASESKDTELAEELLQWFLQENKKECFGACLFTCYDLLRPDVVLETAWRHNIMDFAMPYFIQVMKEYLTKVDKLDASESLRKEEEQATETQPIVYGQPQLMLTAGPSVAVPPQAPFGYGYTAPPYGQPQPGFGYSM, from the exons ctccAAAATCTGGGCATCAACCCAGCAAACATTGGGTTCAGCACTCTGACGATGGAGTCAGACAAATTCATCTGCATAAGAGAGAAAGTAGGAGAACAGGCTCAAGTGGTGATCATTGACATGAATGACCCCAGCAACCCAATTCGAAGACCAATTTCAGCTGACAGTGCTATCATGAACCCTGCCAGTAAAGTCATTGCATTAAAAG CTGGAAAAACACTTCAAATATTTAACATtgaaatgaagagcaaaatGAAGGCTCACACGATGACAGATGACGTCACCTTCTGGAAGTGGATCTCCCTGAATACTGTTGCCCTTGTAACGGATAATGCAGTCTACCATTGGAGTATGGAGGGAGAGTCCCAGCCTGTGAAAATGTTTGATCGCCACTCTAGTCTTGCTGGCTGCCAGATCATCAACTACCGTACTGATGCGAAGCAGAAATGGCTGCTGCTAACAGGCATATCTGCACAG CAAAACCGTGTTGTGGGAGCAATGCAGCTCTATTCTGTAGACAGAAAAGTTTCACAGCCGATCGAGGGGCATGCAGCTAGCTTTGCACAGTTCAAGATGGAAGGAAATGCTGAAGAATCCactctcttctgttttgcagtaAGAGGGCAAGCTGGGGGTAAG TTGCACATCATCGAGGTTGGCACACCACCAACTGGCAATCAGCCATTCCCAAAGAAAGCAGTGGATGTCTTCTTTCCTCCTGAAGCACAGAATGACTTTCCTGTTGCAATGCAG ATCAGTGACAAGCATGATGTGGTGTTTCTGATAACAAAATATGGCTATATTCACTTGTATGACCTGGAAACTGGCACCTGTATTTACATGAACAGAATCAGTGGAGAGACCATATTTGTTACTGCACAGCATGAAGCAACAGCTGGAATTATAGGAGTAAACAGGAAGGGACAA GTGTTATCAGTCTGTGTGGAAGAAGAGAATATTATTCCCTACATTACAAACGTGCTGCAGAATCCTGACCTAGCTTTACGAATGGCTGTCCGCAACAACCTGGCCGGAGCTGAGGAACTTTTTGCCAGAAAATTCAATGCACTGTTTGCACAAGGGAACTATTCAGAGGCAGCAAAAGTGGCAGCTAATGCCCCAAAG GGAATTCTGCGTACTCCAGACACCATACGCCGTTTCCAGAGTGTTCCAGCACAACCAGGACAGACTTCCCCTTTACTCCAGTATTTTGGTATTCTGCTTGACCAAGGGCAACTGAATAAGTATGAGTCTCTGGAACTTTGCAGACCGGTGCTTCAGCAGGGACGCAAGCAACTTCTGGAAAAATGGTTAAAAGAAGATAAG ctggAGTGCTCAGAGGAGCTGGGAGACCTTGTGAAATCTGTAGACCCTACACTAGCACTTAGTGTCTATCTGAGAGCCAATGTTCCAAACAAAGTCATCCAGTGTTTTGCTGAAACAGGACAAGTCCAGAAGATCGTTTTGTATGCTAAGAAG GTTGGGTATACTCCAGACTGGATTTTCTTGCTGAGGAACGTAATGAGAATCAGCCCTGATCAAGGACAGCAGTTTGCCCAAATGCTTGTTCAAGATGAAGAGCCTCTTGCAGACATAACACAA attgTGGATGTTTTTATGGAATATAACTTAATTCAGCAATGTACAGCCTTCTTACTGGATGCACTGAAGAATAATCGCCCCTCAGAGGGTCCCCTGCAAACACGTTTACTTGAGATGAACCTCATGCATGCACCCCAG GTTGCAGATGCTATCCTGGGAAACCAAATGTTTACTCATTATGATCGGGCTCACATAGCTCAGCTGTGTGAGAAAGCTGGCTTGCTGCAGAGAGCACTCGAACACTTCACAGACTTGTATGACATCAAGCGTGCAGTAGTTCACACTCATCTTCTCAATCCTGAG TGGCTAGTGAACTACTTTGGCTCCTTGTCAGTAGAAGATTCTCTGGAGTGTCTGCGTGCTATGTTGTCTGCCAACATCCGCCAGAACCTGCAGATCTGTGTGCAGGTAGCTTCAAAATACCACGAACAGCTGTCAACACAGTCACTTATTGAGCTGTTTGAGTCCTTCAAGAGCTTTGAAG GTTTGTTCTATTTCCTGGGCTCCATTGTAAACTTTAGCCAGGATCCAGATGTGCACTTCAAATATATTCAAGCTGCATGCAAGACAGGACAGATTAAAGAAGTAGAAAGAATCTGCAGGGAAAGCAACTGCTATGATCCAGAACGTGTTAAAAACTTCCTCAAG GAAGCTAAACTCACTGACCAGCTACCACTCATCATTGTGTGTGATCGCTTCGACTTTGTCCACGACTTGGTGCTGTACTTATATAGAAATAATCTCCAAAAATATATTGAGATTTATGTACAGAAG GTGAATCCAAGCCGCCTGCCTGTTGTTATTGGAGGACTGCTTGATGTGGATTGCTCTGAAGATGTGATAAAGAACCTTATCCTTGTAGTGAGAGGCCAGTTTTCAACTGATGAACTTGTTGCAGAGgttgagaaaagaaacag GCTGAAACTACTTCTGCCCTGGCTGGAGGCAAGAATTCATGAGGGTTGTGAGGAGCCTGCAACACACAATGCATTGGCCAAAATATACATTGATAGCAACAACAACCCAGAAAGATTTTTGCGTGAGAATCCTTACTATGATAGCCGAGTTGTTGGCAAGTACTGTGAGAAGAGGGACCCGCACCTGGCCTGCGTGGCTTATGAACGTGGACAGTGTGATTTGGAGCTGATCAAT GTGTGCAATGAGAACTCTCTCTTCAAAAGCCTTTCCCGCTACTTAGTTCGCCGTAAAGACCCTGAGCTGTGGGCcagtgtgctgctggaaagcaaCCCGTACAGAAGACCACTAATTGACCAG GTTGTGCAGACTGCACTGTCAGAGACCCAGGATCCTGAGGAGGTGTCTGTTACTGTGAAGGCCTTCATGACTGCAGATCTTCCCAATGAGCTTATTGAACTGTTGGAGAAAATAGTTCTCGATAACTCTGTATTCAGTGAGCACAG GAACCTGCAGAACCTGCTGATTCTCACAGCTATTAAGGCTGATCGCACCCGTGTCATGGAATACATCAACCGCCTGGATAACTATGATGCTCCAGACATAGCCAATATAGCTATCAGCAATGAGCTGTTTGAGGAGGCGTTTGCCATCTTCAGGAAGTTTGATGTGAACACATCAGCTGTACAG GTATTAATAGAGCACATTGGAAACCTGGATCGTGCATATGAATTTGCTGAGCGCTGCAATGAGCCTGCTGTGTGGAGTCAGCTGGCTAAAGCACAGCTTCAGAAAGGGATGGTAAAGGAAGCAATTGATTCATACATTAAAGCAGATGATCCTTCCTCGTACATGGAAGTTGTTCAAGCTGCCAATGCCAGTG GAAACTGGGAAGAACTGGTGAAATATCTTCAGATGGCACGCAAGAAGGCCCGGGAATCATATGTGGAAACAGAATTAATCTTTGCTCTTGCTAAAACAAACCGTCTGGCAGAGCTAGAAGAATTTATCAATGGACCCAACAATGCACATATCCAGCAA GTTGGTGATCGCTGTTATGATGAAAAGATGTATGAAGCTGCTAAGCTGTTGTATAACAATGTGTCCAACTTTGGCCGTTTAGCCTCAACTTTAGTTCACCTAGGGGAATACCAGGCAGCTGTGGATGGTGCTCGGAAAGCAAACAGTACTCGCACATGGAAAGAG GTCTGCTTTGCTTGTGTTGATGGAAAAGAATTCCGCCTGGCCCAGATGTGTGGACTTCATATTGTAGTGCATGCAGATGAGTTGGAAGAGCTTATCAATTATTACCAG GATCGTGGCTACTTTGAAGAGCTGATAACTATGTTGGAAGCAGCACTTGGACTTGAGCGAGCACACATGGGGATGTTTACAGAGTTAGCAATTCTTTACTCCAAGTTCAAACCACAGAAGATGAGGGAGCACTTGGAACTGTTCTGGTCCAGAGTCAACATCCCCAAG GTtctgagagctgcagaacaAGCCCATCTGTGGGCTGAATTGGTGTTCTTGTATGATAAGTATGAAGAATATGATAATGCCATAATCACAATGATGAATCACCCAACAGATGCTTGGAAAGAAGGACAATTCAAAGATATCATAACTAAG GTGGCCAATGTGGAGCTGTACTACAAAGCAGTTCAATTCTATTTGGAATTCAAACCTCTGTTGCTCAATGATCTGCTGATGGTGTTGTCCCCTCGACTTGACCATACTCGTGCTGTTACCTTCTTCACAAAG GTTAAACAGTTACCCCTGGTTAAACCTTACTTGCGCTCTGTTCAAAATCACAACAACAAATCAGTGAATGAGTCCCTGAACAACCTCTTCATTATTGAAGAAGACTACCAG GCCCTTAGGACTTCTATAGATGCTTATGACAACTTTGACAACATTTCTCTTGCTCAACGTTTGGAGAAACACGAGCTGATAGAGTTCCGAAGGATTGCTGCATATCTGTTCAAAGGAAACAATCGCTGGAAGCAGAGTGTGGAACTCTGTAAGAAGGACAGACTGTACAAG GATGCAATGCAATATGCTTCAGAATCCAAAGATACTGAGTTGGCAGAAGAATTGTTGCAGTGGTTCTTGcaggagaacaagaaagaatGCTTTGGTGCTTGTCTCTTTACCTGCTATGATCTTTTAAGGCCTGACGTTGTCTTGGAAACAGCGTGGAGGCACAACATCATGGACTTTGCCATGCCATACTTTATTCAGGTCATGAAGGAGTACTTGACCAAG GTGGATAAACTGGATGCATCGGAGTCcttgagaaaggaagaggagcaAGCTACTGAAACACAACCTATTGTTTATG GTCAGCCACAACTCATGTTGACAGCAGGACCCAGCGTTGCAGTTCCTCCACAAGCACCTTTTGGCTATGGTTACACTGCACCACCCTACGGGCAACCGCAGCCAGGCTTTGGGTACAGCATGTAA
- the CLTC gene encoding clathrin heavy chain 1 isoform X1 produces the protein MAQILPIRFQEHLQLQNLGINPANIGFSTLTMESDKFICIREKVGEQAQVVIIDMNDPSNPIRRPISADSAIMNPASKVIALKAGKTLQIFNIEMKSKMKAHTMTDDVTFWKWISLNTVALVTDNAVYHWSMEGESQPVKMFDRHSSLAGCQIINYRTDAKQKWLLLTGISAQQNRVVGAMQLYSVDRKVSQPIEGHAASFAQFKMEGNAEESTLFCFAVRGQAGGKLHIIEVGTPPTGNQPFPKKAVDVFFPPEAQNDFPVAMQISDKHDVVFLITKYGYIHLYDLETGTCIYMNRISGETIFVTAQHEATAGIIGVNRKGQVLSVCVEEENIIPYITNVLQNPDLALRMAVRNNLAGAEELFARKFNALFAQGNYSEAAKVAANAPKGILRTPDTIRRFQSVPAQPGQTSPLLQYFGILLDQGQLNKYESLELCRPVLQQGRKQLLEKWLKEDKLECSEELGDLVKSVDPTLALSVYLRANVPNKVIQCFAETGQVQKIVLYAKKVGYTPDWIFLLRNVMRISPDQGQQFAQMLVQDEEPLADITQIVDVFMEYNLIQQCTAFLLDALKNNRPSEGPLQTRLLEMNLMHAPQVADAILGNQMFTHYDRAHIAQLCEKAGLLQRALEHFTDLYDIKRAVVHTHLLNPEWLVNYFGSLSVEDSLECLRAMLSANIRQNLQICVQVASKYHEQLSTQSLIELFESFKSFEGLFYFLGSIVNFSQDPDVHFKYIQAACKTGQIKEVERICRESNCYDPERVKNFLKEAKLTDQLPLIIVCDRFDFVHDLVLYLYRNNLQKYIEIYVQKVNPSRLPVVIGGLLDVDCSEDVIKNLILVVRGQFSTDELVAEVEKRNRLKLLLPWLEARIHEGCEEPATHNALAKIYIDSNNNPERFLRENPYYDSRVVGKYCEKRDPHLACVAYERGQCDLELINVCNENSLFKSLSRYLVRRKDPELWASVLLESNPYRRPLIDQVVQTALSETQDPEEVSVTVKAFMTADLPNELIELLEKIVLDNSVFSEHRNLQNLLILTAIKADRTRVMEYINRLDNYDAPDIANIAISNELFEEAFAIFRKFDVNTSAVQVLIEHIGNLDRAYEFAERCNEPAVWSQLAKAQLQKGMVKEAIDSYIKADDPSSYMEVVQAANASGNWEELVKYLQMARKKARESYVETELIFALAKTNRLAELEEFINGPNNAHIQQVGDRCYDEKMYEAAKLLYNNVSNFGRLASTLVHLGEYQAAVDGARKANSTRTWKEVCFACVDGKEFRLAQMCGLHIVVHADELEELINYYQDRGYFEELITMLEAALGLERAHMGMFTELAILYSKFKPQKMREHLELFWSRVNIPKVLRAAEQAHLWAELVFLYDKYEEYDNAIITMMNHPTDAWKEGQFKDIITKVANVELYYKAVQFYLEFKPLLLNDLLMVLSPRLDHTRAVTFFTKVKQLPLVKPYLRSVQNHNNKSVNESLNNLFIIEEDYQALRTSIDAYDNFDNISLAQRLEKHELIEFRRIAAYLFKGNNRWKQSVELCKKDRLYKDAMQYASESKDTELAEELLQWFLQENKKECFGACLFTCYDLLRPDVVLETAWRHNIMDFAMPYFIQVMKEYLTKVDAIKEKVDKLDASESLRKEEEQATETQPIVYGQPQLMLTAGPSVAVPPQAPFGYGYTAPPYGQPQPGFGYSM, from the exons ctccAAAATCTGGGCATCAACCCAGCAAACATTGGGTTCAGCACTCTGACGATGGAGTCAGACAAATTCATCTGCATAAGAGAGAAAGTAGGAGAACAGGCTCAAGTGGTGATCATTGACATGAATGACCCCAGCAACCCAATTCGAAGACCAATTTCAGCTGACAGTGCTATCATGAACCCTGCCAGTAAAGTCATTGCATTAAAAG CTGGAAAAACACTTCAAATATTTAACATtgaaatgaagagcaaaatGAAGGCTCACACGATGACAGATGACGTCACCTTCTGGAAGTGGATCTCCCTGAATACTGTTGCCCTTGTAACGGATAATGCAGTCTACCATTGGAGTATGGAGGGAGAGTCCCAGCCTGTGAAAATGTTTGATCGCCACTCTAGTCTTGCTGGCTGCCAGATCATCAACTACCGTACTGATGCGAAGCAGAAATGGCTGCTGCTAACAGGCATATCTGCACAG CAAAACCGTGTTGTGGGAGCAATGCAGCTCTATTCTGTAGACAGAAAAGTTTCACAGCCGATCGAGGGGCATGCAGCTAGCTTTGCACAGTTCAAGATGGAAGGAAATGCTGAAGAATCCactctcttctgttttgcagtaAGAGGGCAAGCTGGGGGTAAG TTGCACATCATCGAGGTTGGCACACCACCAACTGGCAATCAGCCATTCCCAAAGAAAGCAGTGGATGTCTTCTTTCCTCCTGAAGCACAGAATGACTTTCCTGTTGCAATGCAG ATCAGTGACAAGCATGATGTGGTGTTTCTGATAACAAAATATGGCTATATTCACTTGTATGACCTGGAAACTGGCACCTGTATTTACATGAACAGAATCAGTGGAGAGACCATATTTGTTACTGCACAGCATGAAGCAACAGCTGGAATTATAGGAGTAAACAGGAAGGGACAA GTGTTATCAGTCTGTGTGGAAGAAGAGAATATTATTCCCTACATTACAAACGTGCTGCAGAATCCTGACCTAGCTTTACGAATGGCTGTCCGCAACAACCTGGCCGGAGCTGAGGAACTTTTTGCCAGAAAATTCAATGCACTGTTTGCACAAGGGAACTATTCAGAGGCAGCAAAAGTGGCAGCTAATGCCCCAAAG GGAATTCTGCGTACTCCAGACACCATACGCCGTTTCCAGAGTGTTCCAGCACAACCAGGACAGACTTCCCCTTTACTCCAGTATTTTGGTATTCTGCTTGACCAAGGGCAACTGAATAAGTATGAGTCTCTGGAACTTTGCAGACCGGTGCTTCAGCAGGGACGCAAGCAACTTCTGGAAAAATGGTTAAAAGAAGATAAG ctggAGTGCTCAGAGGAGCTGGGAGACCTTGTGAAATCTGTAGACCCTACACTAGCACTTAGTGTCTATCTGAGAGCCAATGTTCCAAACAAAGTCATCCAGTGTTTTGCTGAAACAGGACAAGTCCAGAAGATCGTTTTGTATGCTAAGAAG GTTGGGTATACTCCAGACTGGATTTTCTTGCTGAGGAACGTAATGAGAATCAGCCCTGATCAAGGACAGCAGTTTGCCCAAATGCTTGTTCAAGATGAAGAGCCTCTTGCAGACATAACACAA attgTGGATGTTTTTATGGAATATAACTTAATTCAGCAATGTACAGCCTTCTTACTGGATGCACTGAAGAATAATCGCCCCTCAGAGGGTCCCCTGCAAACACGTTTACTTGAGATGAACCTCATGCATGCACCCCAG GTTGCAGATGCTATCCTGGGAAACCAAATGTTTACTCATTATGATCGGGCTCACATAGCTCAGCTGTGTGAGAAAGCTGGCTTGCTGCAGAGAGCACTCGAACACTTCACAGACTTGTATGACATCAAGCGTGCAGTAGTTCACACTCATCTTCTCAATCCTGAG TGGCTAGTGAACTACTTTGGCTCCTTGTCAGTAGAAGATTCTCTGGAGTGTCTGCGTGCTATGTTGTCTGCCAACATCCGCCAGAACCTGCAGATCTGTGTGCAGGTAGCTTCAAAATACCACGAACAGCTGTCAACACAGTCACTTATTGAGCTGTTTGAGTCCTTCAAGAGCTTTGAAG GTTTGTTCTATTTCCTGGGCTCCATTGTAAACTTTAGCCAGGATCCAGATGTGCACTTCAAATATATTCAAGCTGCATGCAAGACAGGACAGATTAAAGAAGTAGAAAGAATCTGCAGGGAAAGCAACTGCTATGATCCAGAACGTGTTAAAAACTTCCTCAAG GAAGCTAAACTCACTGACCAGCTACCACTCATCATTGTGTGTGATCGCTTCGACTTTGTCCACGACTTGGTGCTGTACTTATATAGAAATAATCTCCAAAAATATATTGAGATTTATGTACAGAAG GTGAATCCAAGCCGCCTGCCTGTTGTTATTGGAGGACTGCTTGATGTGGATTGCTCTGAAGATGTGATAAAGAACCTTATCCTTGTAGTGAGAGGCCAGTTTTCAACTGATGAACTTGTTGCAGAGgttgagaaaagaaacag GCTGAAACTACTTCTGCCCTGGCTGGAGGCAAGAATTCATGAGGGTTGTGAGGAGCCTGCAACACACAATGCATTGGCCAAAATATACATTGATAGCAACAACAACCCAGAAAGATTTTTGCGTGAGAATCCTTACTATGATAGCCGAGTTGTTGGCAAGTACTGTGAGAAGAGGGACCCGCACCTGGCCTGCGTGGCTTATGAACGTGGACAGTGTGATTTGGAGCTGATCAAT GTGTGCAATGAGAACTCTCTCTTCAAAAGCCTTTCCCGCTACTTAGTTCGCCGTAAAGACCCTGAGCTGTGGGCcagtgtgctgctggaaagcaaCCCGTACAGAAGACCACTAATTGACCAG GTTGTGCAGACTGCACTGTCAGAGACCCAGGATCCTGAGGAGGTGTCTGTTACTGTGAAGGCCTTCATGACTGCAGATCTTCCCAATGAGCTTATTGAACTGTTGGAGAAAATAGTTCTCGATAACTCTGTATTCAGTGAGCACAG GAACCTGCAGAACCTGCTGATTCTCACAGCTATTAAGGCTGATCGCACCCGTGTCATGGAATACATCAACCGCCTGGATAACTATGATGCTCCAGACATAGCCAATATAGCTATCAGCAATGAGCTGTTTGAGGAGGCGTTTGCCATCTTCAGGAAGTTTGATGTGAACACATCAGCTGTACAG GTATTAATAGAGCACATTGGAAACCTGGATCGTGCATATGAATTTGCTGAGCGCTGCAATGAGCCTGCTGTGTGGAGTCAGCTGGCTAAAGCACAGCTTCAGAAAGGGATGGTAAAGGAAGCAATTGATTCATACATTAAAGCAGATGATCCTTCCTCGTACATGGAAGTTGTTCAAGCTGCCAATGCCAGTG GAAACTGGGAAGAACTGGTGAAATATCTTCAGATGGCACGCAAGAAGGCCCGGGAATCATATGTGGAAACAGAATTAATCTTTGCTCTTGCTAAAACAAACCGTCTGGCAGAGCTAGAAGAATTTATCAATGGACCCAACAATGCACATATCCAGCAA GTTGGTGATCGCTGTTATGATGAAAAGATGTATGAAGCTGCTAAGCTGTTGTATAACAATGTGTCCAACTTTGGCCGTTTAGCCTCAACTTTAGTTCACCTAGGGGAATACCAGGCAGCTGTGGATGGTGCTCGGAAAGCAAACAGTACTCGCACATGGAAAGAG GTCTGCTTTGCTTGTGTTGATGGAAAAGAATTCCGCCTGGCCCAGATGTGTGGACTTCATATTGTAGTGCATGCAGATGAGTTGGAAGAGCTTATCAATTATTACCAG GATCGTGGCTACTTTGAAGAGCTGATAACTATGTTGGAAGCAGCACTTGGACTTGAGCGAGCACACATGGGGATGTTTACAGAGTTAGCAATTCTTTACTCCAAGTTCAAACCACAGAAGATGAGGGAGCACTTGGAACTGTTCTGGTCCAGAGTCAACATCCCCAAG GTtctgagagctgcagaacaAGCCCATCTGTGGGCTGAATTGGTGTTCTTGTATGATAAGTATGAAGAATATGATAATGCCATAATCACAATGATGAATCACCCAACAGATGCTTGGAAAGAAGGACAATTCAAAGATATCATAACTAAG GTGGCCAATGTGGAGCTGTACTACAAAGCAGTTCAATTCTATTTGGAATTCAAACCTCTGTTGCTCAATGATCTGCTGATGGTGTTGTCCCCTCGACTTGACCATACTCGTGCTGTTACCTTCTTCACAAAG GTTAAACAGTTACCCCTGGTTAAACCTTACTTGCGCTCTGTTCAAAATCACAACAACAAATCAGTGAATGAGTCCCTGAACAACCTCTTCATTATTGAAGAAGACTACCAG GCCCTTAGGACTTCTATAGATGCTTATGACAACTTTGACAACATTTCTCTTGCTCAACGTTTGGAGAAACACGAGCTGATAGAGTTCCGAAGGATTGCTGCATATCTGTTCAAAGGAAACAATCGCTGGAAGCAGAGTGTGGAACTCTGTAAGAAGGACAGACTGTACAAG GATGCAATGCAATATGCTTCAGAATCCAAAGATACTGAGTTGGCAGAAGAATTGTTGCAGTGGTTCTTGcaggagaacaagaaagaatGCTTTGGTGCTTGTCTCTTTACCTGCTATGATCTTTTAAGGCCTGACGTTGTCTTGGAAACAGCGTGGAGGCACAACATCATGGACTTTGCCATGCCATACTTTATTCAGGTCATGAAGGAGTACTTGACCAAG GTTGATGCAATAAAGGAAAAG GTGGATAAACTGGATGCATCGGAGTCcttgagaaaggaagaggagcaAGCTACTGAAACACAACCTATTGTTTATG GTCAGCCACAACTCATGTTGACAGCAGGACCCAGCGTTGCAGTTCCTCCACAAGCACCTTTTGGCTATGGTTACACTGCACCACCCTACGGGCAACCGCAGCCAGGCTTTGGGTACAGCATGTAA
- the PTRH2 gene encoding peptidyl-tRNA hydrolase 2, mitochondrial: MDYFSKPGFLSILAGVACGVCLGWGIRGRLLRQHRAMAASAGGCGTESNVMGESGEFKMVLIVRNDLKMGKGKVAAQCSHAAVSAYKQVQRRNPELLKQWEYCGQPKVVLRAPDEETLIQLLADAKRLGLTVSLIQDAGRTQIAPGSQTVLGIGPGPADVVDKVSGHLKLF, encoded by the coding sequence ATGGATTACTTCTCCAAGCCCGGCTTCCTCAGCATCCTGGCGGGGGTTGCCTGCGGTGTGtgcctgggatggggcatccgcgGTCGGCTCCTGCGGCAGCACCGCGCCATGGCGGCGTCCGCCGGCGGCTGTGGGACCGAAAGCAACGTCATGGGAGAGTCGGGAGAGTTCAAGATGGTGCTGATCGTCCGCAACGATCTGAAGATGGGGAAGGGTAAAGTAGCGGCACAGTGTTCCCACGCGGCCGTTTCTGCCTACAAGCAGGTTCAAAGGAGGAACCCCGAGCTCCTGAAGCAGTGGGAGTACTGCGGGCAGCCCAAGGTGGTCCTCAGAGCTCCCGATGAAGAGACTCTGATTCAGCTCCTGGCTGATGCCAAGCGCCTGGGACTGACTGTGAGCTTAATACAGGATGCTGGTCGCACTCAGATAGCACCAGGCTCCCAGACCGTCCTCGGTATCGGGCCGGGACCTGCTGATGTAGTAGATAAAGTTTCTGGTCATCTAAAACTCTTCTGA